Proteins encoded in a region of the Drosophila busckii strain San Diego stock center, stock number 13000-0081.31 chromosome 2L, ASM1175060v1, whole genome shotgun sequence genome:
- the LOC108608560 gene encoding augmin complex subunit dgt2 — translation MDINDPSATILVTETQELLEARDAELHKVRKLKLILEVIPQLSLGSAESPEIKRALKLLSVADFIRLKGDKGYLLDLQDSSSGNCPTISYTDSKAVRQQLSAKLRETLLPIAELGDKIRNELPDALTNAEAQLSTQQSKIIKLHEEHSECLSELASLRSRKCELMKAAAELKMGPNLVNELKLAQAQSQLLHTKADLMRAYGINEIFSRSEHSLKAYKEVEKHIDELLSCKQV, via the exons ATGGATATAAATGATCCATCGGCGACTATTTTGGTAACAGAGACGCAGGAGCTGCTTGAGGCACGTGATGCCGAGCTGCATAAAGTGAGGAAGCTTAAATTGATCTTGGAAGTAATACCCCAGCTAAGTTTGGGCAGCGCTGAGAGTCCAGAAATAAAGCGCGCGCTAAAATTGTTGTCTGTAGCAGACTTTATACGTCTGAAGGGTGACAAGGGATACTTGTTGG ATTTgcaagacagcagcagcggcaactgcCCGACTATAAGCTATACAGACAGCAAAGCAGTGCGGCAACAATTGTCCGCCAAACTGCGTGAAACTCTCTTGCCAATTGCTGAGCTGGGTGACAAGATACGTAATGAACTGCCAGATGCATTGACCAATGCTGAAGCTCAGCTAAGcacacagcaaagcaaaattattaaactacaTGAGGAGCATAGTGAATGCTTGTCAGAGCTGGCGAGCCTGCGCAGTCGCAAGTGCGAGCTAATGAAAGCAGCTGCTGAACTTAAAATGGGTCCTAACTTGGTGAATGAACTAAAACTAGCGCAGGCGCAGTCGCAATTATTACACACTAAAGCGGATCTTATGCGTGCTTATGGCATAAATGAGATATTCTCACGCTCGGAGCATAGTTTAAAGGCTTACAAAGAGGTGGAGAAGCATATTGATGAACTGCTGAGCTGCAAACAGGTATAA
- the LOC108608559 gene encoding transcriptional adapter 1, with amino-acid sequence MSSLTEKLLVAKDALVSALGDNWEAYRSNMKSWFRNRWTKEQFDTECRKIMTQENIHLHNQFLLAMLNKVDAFSQPETLSTLQPAGRVSASASSSRKRKRSSRNFADRINFELCDVMEFIKEDNMQLIRAPTLGVDQTLQQQQQLPSQRYCAQELFLPDSGFIMGRFLIGAWEIGLISVDDNVAEYVAMAVQVMLKDLISAIIKKRKHYKTSGEGNFYYDVGAQLRDPSLRNTVTRQKVDDTPLEHDKELNTANFMRRQNDDIVFLSACEQVEPTERTVITLRDCQHAFRDRNLIGSHAIYSINMERLNMMMH; translated from the exons atgagtTCGTTAACTGAAAAGTTGCTTGTGGCGAAGGATGCGCTAGTGTCGGCCCTGGGTGACAACTGGGAAGCCTATAGGTCAAATATGAAGAGCTGGTTTCGCAATCGCTGGACCAAGGAACAATTTGACACTGAATGTCGTAAAATAATGACACAAGAGAACATACATTTACACAATCAGTTCTTGCTGGCGATGCTAAACAAAGTCGATGCATTTTCCCAGCCAGAAACACTAAGTACACTACAGCCAGCCGGTCGTGTCtctgccagcgccagcagcagtcggAAACGCAAGCGCAGCTCACGTAATTTTGCAGATCGCATCAACTTTGAACTCTGCGATGTGATGGAGTTCATTAAGGAGGACAATATGCAGTTAATACGCGCACCCACATTAGGCGTAGATCAAActctgcagcaacaacagcagcttccAAGTCAACGTTACTGTGCGCAGGAGTTGTTTCTGCCTGATTCTGGCTTCATAATGGGACGTTTTCTCATAGGCGCCTGGGAAATAGGCCTCATATCGGTGGACGACAATGTGGCCGAATATGTAGCTATGGCTGTTCAGGTAATGCTCAAGGACTTGATCTCAGCTATTATCAAGAAACGCAAGCATTATAAAACCAGCGGCGAGGGAAACTTTTACTATGATGTGGGTGCCCAGCTGCGCGATCCTTCACTGCGCAATACTGTAACAAGGCAAAAGGTGGATGATACACCGTTGGAACATGACAAGGAGCTGAATACGGCCAACTTTATGCGGCGACAGAACGATGATATCGTCTTTCTTTCCGCCTGCGAGCAAGT gGAGCCCACCGAGCGCACTGTAATTACGCTCAGGGACTGCCAACATGCCTTTAGAGATCGCAATCTTATAGGCTCCCATGCCATCTACTCAATTAACATGGAACGCTTGAATATGATGATGCATtag
- the LOC108608558 gene encoding ras-interacting protein RIP3 produces MGVCRFFQQGTCRFGTKCHNEHFDVKQYIRTDIESSMNGKMWPLSVYGPFKDKPSISNFIEDQCFEEIRYKAYESRRQNCFEQYQQQFSKEVHEANTKMQMMLQLTPDIIDMIIKLYEAPEGGQTAADNNSNKNPFGMMSGGNPSQASSIFAKPTLGASGGNIFGGATTNNNSIFGNAGGSQQGSIFGNAASTGGNIFGAQQPQQQPSVFAQQSNPFGQAQPSIFSQAQPQQQQQQQQHPQQQMNIFAQAQTTAPAYNGGNIFAQAANPQATPFAQPSVFGTATPNMPSFSQPAPATGNIFAQAAQSTPAGGFFGQVAAPPGFQQHMQAEAPQEMHMQQQQQQQQQQQQLPPQPQQTTSAIYSRMEDVTPEELAAFQADQFLPGQVPFKPPPRELC; encoded by the exons ATGGGTGTTTGCCGTTTTTTCCAACAAGGCACCTGTCGCTTTGGGACCAAGTGCCACAATGAACACTTTGATGTCAA ACAATATATACGAACAGATATCGAGTCCAGCATGAATGGCAAAATGTGGCCACTGTCAGTATACGGACCATTTAAGGACAAGCCTAGCATATCGAACTTTATAGAGGATCAGTGCTTCGAAGAGATCAGATACAAGGCGTACGAAAGCCGAAGACAGAATTGCTTTGAGCAGTATCAGCAGCAATTTTCCAAAGAGGTACATGAGGCTAATACAAAGATGCAAATGATGCTGCAACTGACGCCAGATATAATTGATATGATTATTAAGCTATATGAGGCGCCGGAGGGTGGGCAGACAGCGGCtgataacaatagcaataaaaatccCTTCGGCATGATGTCTGGCGGCAACCCCAGTCAGGCGAGCTCTATATTTGCTAAACCTACTTTGGGTGCCAGCGGTGGTAATATATTTGGTGGTGCTACAACCAACAATAATAGCATCTTTGGAAATGCCGGCGGCAGTCAACAAGGCAGCATTTTTGGCAACGCAGCCAGCACTGGTGGCAATATATTTGGTGcacagcaaccacagcaacagcctTCTGTGTTTGCACAGCAGTCAAATCCATTTGGCCAAGCGCAACCTTCGATATTTAGTCAGGcacaaccacagcagcagcaacaacaacagcaacatccacAACAGCAGATGAATATTTTTGCACAGGCGCAGACCACAGCGCCCGCTTATAACGGTGGAAATATCTTTGCGCAGGCAGCTAATCCACAAGCTACGCCGTTCGCTCAACCGTCTGTCTTTGGCACAGCTACACCCAACATGCCATCCTTTTcccagccagcgccagcaactggcaacatttttgcgcaagcagcgcagtcgactcCAGCAGGTGGTTTCTTTGGTCAAGTAGCTGCTCCACCTGGCTTTCAGCAGCATATGCAAGCGGAGGCGCCACAAGAAAtgcacatgcaacaacaacaacaacaacaacagcagcagcagcagctgccaccaCAGCCGCAACAAACTACAAGCGCAATTTACAGTCGCATGGAGGACGTAACACCAGAGGAGCTGGCTGCCTTCCAGGCGGATCAATTTTTGCCTGGTCAAGTGCCCTTCAAGCCGCCACCCAGAGAGCTTTGTTGa
- the LOC108608561 gene encoding uncharacterized protein LOC108608561, which translates to MTVYLLDKVNTRHKMEKTKKSKIAKKAKDSALTLKLAAMQRKQKEIARVLSLKHEILLKSEVSYLQYIEMRQELERLNTLSDTFTQKLKKLKQQAK; encoded by the exons ATGACAGTATACTTGCTCGATAAGGTAAACACGCGACACAAAATGGAA aaaacaaagaaatcaaaaattgccaaaaaggCAAAGGACTCTGCACTGACACTAAAGCTGGCTGCCATGCAACGCAAACAGAAGGAAATAGCACGCGTGCTTAGCCTAAAGCATGAGATTCTCTTAAAATCTGAAGTTTCATATCTGCAGTACATCGAGATGCGCCAGGAACTGGAGCGACTGAACACGCTCAGCGACACATTTAcgcaaaagctaaagaaacTAAAACAACAGGCTAAatag
- the LOC108603653 gene encoding mitochondrial cardiolipin hydrolase, whose amino-acid sequence METFSSLTQNWIKGHPIWAAMILGSGAVFASEIIWSGIKYVRDKFRIAKNHVLAVLVFNEKSVICADKHKINRNYQCSNKYCKEKHLRILVNLIDRAEYSIDIAMYTVTIFAITDALKHAIARGLNVRLIYDKEMMVCSGSQIEILDKHGVQVRAPANTATALMHHKFCVLDSSSRIKELTGKQQTNNSRSILVSGSANWTQQAFSGNWENTVIYADKAVIACFQNEFDRIWKSLDNSYITS is encoded by the coding sequence ATGGAAACATTTTCTAGCTTAACGCAAAATTGGATAAAAGGCCATCCCATTTGGGCGGCCATGATTCTGGGCAGCGGTGCAGTGTTTGCCTCGGAGATCATTTGGAGCGGCATCAAGTATGTGCGTGACAAGTTTAGAATCGCCAAGAATCATGTGCTAGCCGTGCTTGTATTCAACGAAAAGAGCGTTATTTGCGCGGACAAGCACAAGATAAATAGAAACTACCAATGCAGCAACAAGTACTGCAAGGAGAAACATTTAAGGATACTTGTAAATCTTATAGATCGAGCAGAATACAGCATCGATATCGCCATGTATACAGTTACCATATTTGCAATAACGGATGCGCTAAAACATGCAATAGCTCGCGGCTTGAATGTGCGTCTAATTTACGACAAAGAGATGATGGTTTGTTCAGGATCACAGATTGAAATCCTTGACAAACACGGCGTCCAAGTGCGCGCTCCAGCTAATACCGCAACAGCTCTGATGCATCACAAGTTCTGTGTGTTGGACAGTTCATCGCGCATTAAGGAGCTCACAGGGAAACAACAGACAAATAATTCTCGCAGTATTCTTGTTAGCGGCTCAGCCAACTGGACACAACAGGCATTTAGCGGCAACTGGGAGAACACTGTTATTTACGCGGACAAAGCAGTAATTGCGTGCTTCCAAAATGAGTTCGATCGTATATGGAAATCTCTAGACAACTCTTATATTACatcttaa